A part of Anabas testudineus chromosome 7, fAnaTes1.2, whole genome shotgun sequence genomic DNA contains:
- the her3 gene encoding hairy-related 3: protein MVATTEKSKPIAGTKVSKPLMEKKRRARINKSLDQLKSLLESYYSSNIRKRKLEKADILELTVKHLRNLQKIKSCTAAHELSDFQFGFRGCLADFNQYLLMADNLNGSDRWMLSQLSTKLCRSLGRGDVSSTMDSGPGQAETQDKARRFVPSAAGPEETNTAKANVLKPHSPSKSRFLQNKCAQKSPGTKQAMFAAASARKETSSSCKTFHPESQRDEGANMQHVWRPW, encoded by the exons ATGGTGGCGACAACAGAAAAGTCCAAGCCCATTGCTGGTACCAAG GTATCCAAACCACTCATGGAAAAGAAACGAAGAGCTCGCATAAACAAGAGTTTGGACCAATTAAAATCTCTTCTGGAGAGCTACTACAGCAGTAAT ATTCGGAAGCGCAAACTGGAAAAGGCCGACATACTTGAGCTCACTGTCAAACATCTAAGGAACCTCCAAAAGATCAAGAGCT GCACTGCTGCTCACGAACTTTCTGATTTCCAATTTGGCTTCCGTGGTTGTCTGGCAGACTTCAACCAGTACTTACTGATGGCAGACAACTTGAACGGAAGTGACCGCTGGATGCTGTCGCAGCTTTCCACTAAACTCTGCCGCTCTCTTGGACGAGGGGACGTCtccagcaccatggacagcggCCCTGGCCAAGCTGAGACACAGGATAAGGCGCGGAGATTTGTCCCGTCGGCAGCTGGACCTGAGGAGACAAACACCGCCAAAGCTAATGTACTGAAACCTCACAGTCCAAGCAAGTCTCGTTTTCTACAAAACAAATGCGCACAGAAGTCACCAGGAACTAAACAGGCCATGTTTGCTGCAGCGTCCGCACGAAAAGAAACAAGTTCCAGTTGCAAGACGTTTCATCCTGAGAGTCAAAGGGATGAAGGTGCCAACATGCAGCACGTCTGGAGGCCTTGGTAG